CCCGTCGAGCGCGACCGGGCCAACGGCACCGAAGCGCCTGACGACGGCGGACCACTCATCATCGAGGGCCAGCGTTTCAGCAAGGGGCTGGGCGTGCACAGCAACTCCGAAGTCGTCTTTCCCCTGGGCGGCACCTGCACGACCTTCAATGCCACCATCGGCCTGAACGACTTCAAGCTTCAGGACGCCCTCGGGTCGAGTGGTTCGGTGGTCTTTCAGGTCTATCTGGACGGGACCAAGGTGTACGACAGCGGGCTCATGCGGGGCAACAGTCCGGCCAGATACGTGGACCTGAGCGTACGTGGCATCAACACCTTGCGGCTGGTGACGACCGACGCGGGCGATGGCCGAACCAACGACCATGCCGACTGGGCGGTCGCCCGGGTGAATTGCGGCGCCGAAGACCAGCTGGGCATCGGTCTCGGTGCCCAGTATTTCGCGACGCCGGACCTGAGCGGCAGCGCTCAGGAGCAGGTGGACGCTACTGTCAACTATGACTGGCTGAAAGGCGCACCCTTCGGCGGTCTGCCCGCGGATGGCTTCAGCGTGCGCTGGAGCGGCAGGGTGCAATCCAAATACAGCGAAACCTACACCTTCACTGTCATTGGTGACGATGGGGTGCGTCTGTGGGTGAACGGCCAGAAGCTGATCGATTCCTGGACCGGCCGAGCGCCGGGTGAGCAGAGTGCCCGCGTGACCCTGAGTGCCGGGCAGAAGTACGACCTGACGCTCGAATACGCTGATTTTTCCGGAGACGCGACGGCCCGTCTGCTGTGGTCCAGTCCCAGCCAGCCCCGCGAAGTCATTCCGCGCACCGCCCTCTTTCCCGCCCGACCCAGCGTGACCAGCACCATCCCCAACGGCGGCGCAACTGGCGTCCGGCGTGACAGCGCCATCAGTGCCAGCCTGTACTTTCCGACGCCCGGCGCGGGCGTGGATCGCGCAACGCTGGAAGGGGGAGTGCGGCTGTACCGCAGCAGCGATCCCAGTCGCAGCGCCGTTCCCGGAATGCCCGGCACCGACGGCGCAGACGGCAACATCACCTTCCAGCCGACCGTGCTGCTCGACGGATCTACCGAATACACCTTCGAGGTGACCAACAGTGTCAAGGATCAGACCGGCGCCCCGTTCATCGCGCACCGGTTGCGTTTCACGACCGGCACCTTGCCTTCCTCGACCACGTCTGCGGTGAACTTCAGTCGCCAGCAGGTGTACCCCGACCCCGCGACGACCTCGGGTACGGGCGGACCGATTGCCAGCATCACCGTGGACCGTACGGGCGCGTACCTGTACGGGGTACGGCTCGACGGCAAGATCCTGCGCTGGCCGATTCTTTCAGACGGCCGCCTGGGCGCGACGCAGACCCTCGAGCTGCCCGCGCTTTCGCGGCGCGCGATCATCGGGATGCGTTTCGATCCGCTCGACGCGCAGGTCCTGTGGCTGTCACACAACGACTCGCTGTATCCCGAGCCGGCGCGGGACTTCACCGGCAAAATCTCGCGCCTGCGTGTGGATACCGGTGTAACGTTCGCAGGAACCCTTGAGGATTACGTCGTCGGCCTGCCGCGCTCGATCAAGGACCACATGAGCAACAGCCTGGCGTTCGGGCCCGACGGCAAACTGTACCTGACGCAGGGCAGCATGAGCGCCGCGGGTGATGCTGACGGCTACTGGGTCCGCGCCGAGCATCTGCTGTCGGGCGCGGTGCTGCAGATC
The Deinococcus peraridilitoris DSM 19664 genome window above contains:
- a CDS encoding NPCBM/NEW2 domain-containing protein yields the protein MHHAQPFRLAWVAALLCSALSACSSSPQASIPDPSSEHGPWTDSPSRSLQPQRLYKGELYLSDLSWTRASSGFGPVERDRANGTEAPDDGGPLIIEGQRFSKGLGVHSNSEVVFPLGGTCTTFNATIGLNDFKLQDALGSSGSVVFQVYLDGTKVYDSGLMRGNSPARYVDLSVRGINTLRLVTTDAGDGRTNDHADWAVARVNCGAEDQLGIGLGAQYFATPDLSGSAQEQVDATVNYDWLKGAPFGGLPADGFSVRWSGRVQSKYSETYTFTVIGDDGVRLWVNGQKLIDSWTGRAPGEQSARVTLSAGQKYDLTLEYADFSGDATARLLWSSPSQPREVIPRTALFPARPSVTSTIPNGGATGVRRDSAISASLYFPTPGAGVDRATLEGGVRLYRSSDPSRSAVPGMPGTDGADGNITFQPTVLLDGSTEYTFEVTNSVKDQTGAPFIAHRLRFTTGTLPSSTTSAVNFSRQQVYPDPATTSGTGGPIASITVDRTGAYLYGVRLDGKILRWPILSDGRLGATQTLELPALSRRAIIGMRFDPLDAQVLWLSHNDSLYPEPARDFTGKISRLRVDTGVTFAGTLEDYVVGLPRSIKDHMSNSLAFGPDGKLYLTQGSMSAAGDADGYWVRAEHLLSGAVLQIDARRTANLPIDVQTEDYEGTPGTYNPLAEGAPVKVFASGVRNAYDLVWHTNGFLYLPTNGTAAGGNAPASPDGSVPALTGVPTQPDFLYKTKTAGAYFGHPNPRLGHYVLNGGNPTSAQDVAEVVTQSPYQGYPVGVRPDSNYRAPSWTFGFNRSPNGAIEYRSNTFGGALKNRLLVVEYANGNNILALTVNAEGNVSRSETIGIASDTALVNPLDLAEDGRNGNLYVAELVNPTSSSRIVLLKPAP